One Panicum virgatum strain AP13 chromosome 9K, P.virgatum_v5, whole genome shotgun sequence genomic region harbors:
- the LOC120649242 gene encoding methyltransferase N6AMT1-like — MADGDGAAASRNLTEHSASAAEKGLPRRGKSSSGRTLNTAQIPLVASHPEVYEPCDDSFALVDALLSDKAQLLALQPRLCMEVGCGSGYVITSLAIMLRQLASGTQYLATDINKHAAETTQATLEAHGVHADVMVTDIVSGLEKRLAGMVDVVVINPPYVPTPEEEIGCKGIASSWAGGLNGRQVIDRILPAVREILSERGWLYMVTLEDNDPLDICHLMSEMGYASRIVLKRCTEEESLFVLKFWRDPHTATNASPKSPKSESWFSQLPFKSLWHKGS; from the exons ATGGCGGACGGAGAcggagcggcggcgtcgagAAATCTCACGGAGCactccgccagcgccgccgagaAGGGGCTCCCCAGGAGGGGCAAG tCTTCTTCAGGAAGGACATTAAATACCGCACAGATTCCGCTTGTCGCAAGCCATCCAGAGGTGTATGAGCCATGTGATGATTCTTTTGCCCTCGTTGATGCACTGCTCTCAGACAAAGCACAACTTTTGGCGCTGCAGCCAAGGTTATGTATGGAGGTAGGGTGTGGCAGTGGTTATGTCATCACCTCTCTTGCGATCATGCTCAGGCAATTAGCCTCTGGAACCCAATACCTAGCAACTGACATCAACAAACATGCTGCGGAGACAACTCAAGCAACCCTTGAAGCCCATGGCGTGCATGCAGATGTGATGGTTACTGATATTGTATCTGGTCTTGAGAAGCGTCTAGCTGGTATGGTTGATGTGGTAGTCATTAACCCTCCTTACGTGCCAACTCCGGAGGAAGAAATTGGATGCAAAGGCATTGCCTCGTCTTGGGCTGGAGGGTTGAACGGGCGCCAGGTGATAGACAGGATCCTTCCTGCTGTGCGGGAGATCCTATCAGAAAGAGGGTGGCTGTACATGGTGACCCTCGAAGATAATGATCCTTTGGATATATGTCATCTGATGAGCGAGATGGGGTATGCTTCACGCATTGTCTTGAAAAGATGTACTGAGGAGGAGAGCCTTTTTGTTCTCAAGTTTTGGCGAGATCCGCACACTGCTACGAATGCGTCTCCTAAATCTCCTAAATCTGAGTCGTGGTTCTCTCAGTTGCCTTTCAAATCCCTTTGGCACAAGGGTTCCTAG
- the LOC120649244 gene encoding pentatricopeptide repeat-containing protein At1g74850, chloroplastic-like codes for MALVSTATVASSSYHCDLLLFPTARRSWRGPRRSRGAAGARLAVLERAGAGAGLAALERAGAAAAAARREEVVPAGNGRNSYEVESLIDRLSNLPPRGSIARCLETARHRLTLQDFAAVYREFSRRGDWQRSLRLFKYMQRQSWCLPDEHIHAIVIGVLGRQGPALLDKCLEVFHDLPADSRTALSCTSLIAAYARNALHEEARALLHQMKTAGVAPTAATYNTVLAACARATDPPVPFDMLLGLFAEMRHDVSPSVRPDLTTYNTLLAAAAVRSLADQSEKLLRTMLEAGVSPDTVSYRHIVDAFASAGNLSRVAELFSEMASTGHTPEASAYLGLMEAHTSVGATAEAVAVLRQMQADGCTPTAATYRVLLDLYGRQGRFDGVRELFREMRTAVPPDTATYNVLFRVFGDGGFFKEVVELFHDMLQTGVEPDMVTCENVMAACGRGGLHEDAREVLEYMTREGMVPTADAYTGLVEALGHAAMYEEAYVAFNMMTEIGSLPTIETYNALANAYARGGLFQEAEAIFSRMTNNAGIQKNKFSFDALIEAYCQGAQLDDAVKAYMEMRKSRFNPDERSLEGVLNAYCIAGVIDESKEQFEELQSSVTVPSIIAYCMMLSLYARNDRWTDAYDLLEEMKTNRASSTHQVIASLIKGEYDDSSNWQMVEYALENSTLEGCDYSLRFFNALLDVLWWFGQKARAARVLDHAVKFRLFPELYRDTKLIWSLDVHRMSVGGALVAVSVWLNKLYDRLQGDEDLPQLASVVVLRGEMEKSTITRGLPTAKVVYSFLNDTLSASFHFPKWNKGRIICLKSQLKKLQSAIDSLNGSATAGFVPLTNSHLPSPGSKIYTREAQVDNGTGHLPDEPLVEKKESELLAL; via the exons ATGGCGCTCGTCTCCACTGCCACCGTCGCGTCGTCGTCCTACCACTGCGACCTCCTCCTGTTCCCGACGGccaggaggagctggcgcgggccgaggaggagccgcggcgccgcgggcgcGAGGCTCGCGGTGCTGGAGcgtgcgggcgcgggcgcgggcctggcggcgctggagcgggcaggggctgcggcggctgccgcgaggagggaggaggtggtgcCTGCGGGGAATGGCAGGAACTCGTACGAGGTGGAGTCGCTGATCGACCGGCTGAGCAACCTGCCGCCGCGGGGCTCCATCGCGCGCTGCCTCGAGACGGCGCGCCACCGGCTGACGCTGCAGGACTTCGCCGCCGTGTACAGGGAGTTCTCCCGCCGCGGCGACTGGCAGCGCTCCCTGCGGCTCTTCAAGTATATGCAGCGCCAGTCGTGGTGCCTCCCCGACGAGCACATCCACGCCATCGTCATCGGCGTCCTCGGGCGCCAGGGACCCGCCCTGCTCGACAAGTGCCTCGAGGTATTCCACGACCTCCCCGCCGACTCCCGCACCGCGCTCTCCTGCACCTCCCTCATCGCCGCCTACGCGCGCAACGCGCTTCACGAGGAGGCGCGCGCATTGCTCCACCAGATGAAGACCGCGGGGGTcgcgcccaccgccgccacctacAACACCGTGCTCgccgcctgcgcccgcgccaCGGACCCACCCGTCCCCTTCGACATGCTGCTCGGCCTCTTCGCTGAGATGCGGCACGATGTGTCCCCCTCCGTGCGCCCCGACCTCACCACGTACAACACcctcctcgccgctgccgccgtacGCTCTTTGGCTGATCAGTCTGAAAAGCTGTTGCGCACCATGCTTGAGGCCGGCGTCTCCCCTGACACTGTGTCTTATCGCCACATTGTGGATGCCTTTGCCAGCGCCGGCAACCTTTCCCGCGTCGCTGAGCTGTTCTCCGAAATGGCATCCACAGGGCACACGCCAGAAGCTTCTGCGTATCTGGGACTCATGGAGGCACACACGAGTGTTGGTGCCACGGCTGAGGCAGTTGCTGTGCTGCGGCAGATGCAGGCTGATGGATGCACGCCAACAGCTGCCACATACCGTGTACTCCTTGATCTCTACGGAAGGCAGGGGCGGTTTGATGGAGTGCGCGAACTCTTCCGTGAGATGAGAACTGCTGTACCGCCAGACACAGCCACATATAATGTGCTCTTCCGTGTATTTGGGGATGGTGGCTTCTTCAaggaggtggtggagctcttCCATGATATGCTTCAAACTGGGGTAGAGCCTGACATGGTTACCTGTGAAAATGTCATGGCTGCGTGTGGTCGTGGTGGCCTCCATGAGGATGCCAGAGAAGTTCTTGAATATATGACCAGAGAAGGAATGGTGCCTACTGCGGATGCCTACACCGGCCTGGTTGAAGCTCTTGGCCATGCGGCTATGTACGAG GAAGCCTACGTTGCTTTCAACATGATGACTGAAATCGGTAGCTTGCCAACTATTGAGACCTACAATGCTCTTGCAAATGCATATGCTAGGGGTGGGCTGTTCCAGGAGGCTGAGGCCATCTTTTCTCGGATGACTAACAATGCTGGCATTCAGAAAAACAAGTTTTCATTTGATGCCCTCATTGAAGCATATTGCCAGGGCGCACAATTGGATGATGCAGTGAAGGCGTACATGGAGATGCGCAAGTCCAGGTTTAATCCAGATGAGCGTTCCCTTGAGGGGGTACTCAATGCCTACTGCATAGCGGGGGTCATAGATGAGAGTAAAGAGCAGTTTGAAGAACTTCAATCTAGCGTGACTGTGCCTAGCATTATTGCCTATTGCATGATGTTGTCACTATATGCTAGGAACGACAG GTGGACTGATGCATATGATCTGCTGGAAGAAATGAAAACAAATCGTGCTAGTAGTACACATCAAGTTATTGCTTCCCTAATCAAAGGGGAGTACGATGATAGCTCCAACTGGCAAATGGTTGAATATGCCTTGGAAAACAGCACTTTGGAAGGCTGTGACTATAGTTTACGATTCTTTAATGCTCTCCTTGATGTGCTTTGGTGGTTTGGTCAGAAGGCCCGAGCTGCTAGGGTTCTTGATCACGCAGTAAAATTCCGGCTCTTTCCTGAATTATACCGCGACACCAAGCTGATCTGGTCACTAGATGTACATAG GATGTCTGTCGGTGGAGCACTGGTGGCTGTGTCAGTATGGCTCAATAAGCTTTATGACAGATTACAAGGAGATGAAGATCTTCCGCAGTTGGCTTCTGTTGTTGTATT GAGGGGAGAAATGGAGAAAAGCACAATAACAAGAGGACTGCCAACCGCAAAAGTGGTCTACTCCTTTCTAAATGACACATTATCAGCGTCCTTCCATTTTCCGAAATGGAATAAGGGGCGAATTATATGCCTGAAGTCCCAATTGAAAAAATTGCAGTCAGCCATAGATTCGTTAAATGGGTCTGCCACAGCTGGTTTTGTCCCCTTGACGAACTCCCATCTGCCATCTCCTGGTTCCAAGATATATACTAGGGAGGCCCAAGTTGATAATGGCACTGGCCATTTGCCTGACGAACCATTGGTAGAGAAAAAGGAGTCAGAGCTTcttgcattgtga